The Methanocaldococcus jannaschii DSM 2661 genome has a segment encoding these proteins:
- a CDS encoding U32 family peptidase, translating to MVELLSPANDLTCLKTAIDYGADAVYCGLKELNMRANAKNFTREELIEGIKYAHDNNKKVYLCTNTVVYENDLKKVEEILDFANSAEVDAVIVSDLGTMQLANELGLRVHASVQCNVTNSLTAKFYSKFAKRVILSRELTLNQIKEIRENLKKDKVDLELEGFVHGALCVAISGRCFLSSYLFGRHANCGDCLQPCRRKWKLINEHHDGTYEIVCEGKYLLSPKDLCMIEHIPELMEVFDSFKIEGRAKNADYVMRTTKIYREAIDSVLDGSYYDKLEYFKKELQKVYNRSYDTGFYFRDINKNHDFQYEIEGNASKYRKIEIGRVVNFYKKVSVAEIELWHDLKIGDTILIIGKTTGCVEEVVKSMQINHKDVEIAKKGERVGVKLNHLVREGDRVYLLKETI from the coding sequence ATGGTAGAGCTTTTATCTCCAGCTAATGATTTAACATGTCTAAAAACAGCTATTGATTATGGAGCAGATGCAGTTTATTGCGGATTGAAAGAGCTAAACATGAGAGCAAATGCAAAAAACTTTACAAGAGAGGAGTTAATAGAAGGAATTAAATACGCTCACGATAATAATAAAAAGGTTTATCTCTGCACAAATACGGTTGTTTATGAAAATGATTTAAAGAAAGTTGAGGAAATTTTAGATTTTGCAAATTCTGCTGAAGTTGATGCAGTTATAGTTAGTGATTTGGGAACTATGCAGTTAGCTAATGAATTAGGGCTGAGAGTTCATGCAAGTGTTCAATGCAACGTAACAAACTCCTTAACAGCCAAGTTTTATTCAAAGTTTGCTAAAAGAGTTATATTATCAAGAGAACTAACCTTAAATCAAATAAAAGAGATTAGAGAAAATTTAAAGAAGGATAAAGTAGATTTAGAGCTTGAGGGCTTTGTTCATGGTGCTTTATGTGTTGCTATAAGTGGAAGATGCTTTTTAAGCTCCTATTTATTTGGAAGACATGCAAACTGTGGAGACTGCCTACAACCATGTAGAAGAAAGTGGAAGTTGATTAATGAGCATCATGACGGCACTTATGAGATAGTTTGTGAAGGGAAATATCTTTTATCTCCAAAGGATTTATGTATGATAGAACACATCCCAGAGTTAATGGAGGTTTTTGATTCATTTAAGATAGAGGGTAGAGCTAAAAATGCCGATTATGTGATGAGAACTACAAAGATTTATAGGGAAGCAATAGATAGCGTTTTAGACGGCAGTTATTATGATAAGCTTGAATATTTCAAAAAAGAGCTTCAGAAGGTCTATAATAGGAGCTATGATACTGGATTTTACTTTAGAGATATAAATAAAAATCACGACTTCCAATATGAGATTGAAGGAAATGCATCAAAGTATAGAAAGATTGAGATTGGAAGAGTTGTTAATTTTTACAAAAAGGTTAGTGTGGCAGAGATTGAGCTATGGCATGATTTAAAAATTGGAGATACCATATTAATAATTGGAAAAACTACTGGCTGTGTTGAGGAGGTTGTTAAATCAATGCAGATAAACCATAAAGATGTTGAAATTGCTAAAAAAGGAGAGAGGGTCGGAGTTAAGCTAAATCACTTAGTTAGAGAGGGAGATAGGGTTTATCTATTAAAGGAGACAATATAA
- a CDS encoding calcium/sodium antiporter, which translates to MLILGVGYFLLGLILLYYGSDWFVLGSERIARHFNVSNFVIGATVMAIGTSLPEILTSAYASYMHAPGISIGNAIGSCICNIGLVLGLSAIISPIIVDKNLQKNILVYLLFVIFAAVIGIDGFSWIDGVVLLILFIIYLRWTVKNGSAEIEENNDKNNPSVVFSLVLLIIGLIGVLVGAELFVDGAKKIALALDISDKVIGFTLVAFGTSLPELMVSLAAAKRNLGGMVLGNVIGSNIADIGGALAVGSLFMHLPAENVQMAVLVIMSLLLYLFAKYSKIGRWQGILFLALYIIAIASLRMG; encoded by the coding sequence ATGCTAATTTTAGGGGTTGGTTATTTTCTATTAGGGCTTATTCTACTGTATTATGGGAGCGATTGGTTTGTCTTAGGAAGTGAGAGGATAGCAAGGCATTTTAATGTGTCAAACTTTGTCATTGGAGCTACGGTTATGGCTATTGGAACATCTCTGCCAGAGATATTAACATCTGCTTATGCTTCTTATATGCATGCTCCGGGCATATCAATAGGAAATGCCATTGGTTCTTGTATCTGCAATATAGGTTTAGTCCTTGGCTTAAGTGCAATTATAAGTCCAATAATAGTTGATAAAAACTTACAAAAGAATATATTAGTTTATCTTCTATTTGTTATATTTGCTGCAGTTATAGGAATTGATGGATTTTCATGGATTGATGGAGTTGTTTTGCTAATTTTATTTATTATCTACTTAAGATGGACTGTAAAGAATGGAAGTGCTGAGATAGAAGAAAATAATGATAAAAACAACCCTTCAGTAGTGTTCTCCTTAGTTTTGTTAATAATTGGGTTAATTGGTGTTTTAGTTGGAGCTGAATTATTTGTTGATGGAGCAAAGAAGATAGCGTTAGCTTTAGATATATCTGATAAGGTTATTGGATTTACCTTAGTGGCATTTGGAACATCTCTACCAGAGTTAATGGTTTCCTTAGCAGCAGCAAAGAGAAACCTTGGAGGCATGGTCTTAGGAAATGTCATTGGAAGTAACATAGCTGATATTGGTGGCGCTTTGGCAGTTGGAAGTTTATTTATGCATCTCCCAGCGGAAAATGTACAAATGGCTGTGTTGGTAATTATGAGCCTTTTACTCTATTTATTTGCAAAATACTCAAAGATTGGTAGATGGCAAGGAATTTTATTTTTAGCTCTATATATAATTGCAATAGCTTCTTTGAGGATGGGATAA
- the tfrB gene encoding fumarate reductase (CoM/CoB) subunit TfrB — protein sequence MIKITVKRFNGEKEYLESYEVPENITVLEALEYINKHYEANILFRASCRNAQCGSCAVTINGEPRLACETKVEDGMIIEPLRGFKVIRDLIVDREPYYKKLLGIKNYLIRKNYPEELEILIPKYVEENKELRGCIDCLSCLSVCPAREVSDYPGPTFMRQLARFAFDKRDEDGREITAYFENIYNCTTCAKCVEVCPKEIDIVHRAIEKLRALAFSKGYYIENHLKVRENVLKYNRSVVEEELPLLKQVADFYPAESEKLRVAFFTGCLVDFRLQNVGKDAIKVLNAHGVSVVIPKNQVCCGSPFFRTGQRDVAEMLKRKNLEIFNKLDVDCVVTICAGCGSTLKNDYKERKFEVKDITEVLTEVGLLKYKPLKMRITYHDPCHLRRGQKIYKQPREILKSIPELEFIDIEARCCGAGGGVRSGKPDIANLIGKSRARMIYDANVDAVITVCPFCEYHIRDSLKRFKEENKIDKEIDVMNIVSLLAKVI from the coding sequence ATGATAAAGATAACAGTTAAGAGATTTAACGGAGAGAAAGAGTATCTTGAAAGCTATGAAGTCCCAGAAAATATAACAGTTTTAGAGGCCTTAGAGTATATAAATAAGCATTATGAGGCTAATATTTTATTTAGAGCGTCTTGCAGAAATGCTCAGTGTGGAAGTTGTGCTGTAACAATAAATGGAGAGCCAAGATTGGCATGTGAGACAAAGGTAGAGGATGGCATGATAATTGAGCCATTAAGAGGATTTAAGGTTATTAGAGATTTAATTGTTGATAGGGAACCATATTATAAAAAGTTATTAGGCATAAAAAACTACCTTATAAGAAAAAATTATCCTGAAGAGCTTGAAATTCTCATTCCCAAATATGTTGAAGAGAACAAAGAGCTTAGAGGTTGTATTGACTGCCTATCTTGCCTCTCTGTATGTCCAGCAAGGGAAGTTAGCGACTATCCTGGCCCAACTTTTATGAGACAGTTGGCGAGATTTGCGTTTGATAAGAGGGACGAAGATGGCAGAGAGATAACTGCATACTTTGAAAATATCTACAACTGCACAACGTGTGCTAAGTGTGTTGAGGTCTGCCCAAAGGAGATTGATATTGTTCATAGAGCTATAGAAAAGCTTAGAGCTTTAGCATTTAGTAAGGGCTATTATATAGAAAATCACTTAAAAGTTAGGGAAAATGTTTTAAAATATAACAGAAGTGTTGTTGAAGAGGAATTGCCATTATTAAAGCAAGTTGCTGATTTCTATCCAGCTGAAAGTGAGAAATTAAGAGTAGCTTTCTTTACAGGATGTTTAGTTGATTTTAGACTGCAAAATGTAGGAAAAGATGCAATAAAGGTTTTAAATGCTCATGGTGTGTCAGTTGTTATTCCTAAAAATCAGGTTTGCTGTGGCTCACCATTCTTCAGAACTGGGCAGAGGGATGTTGCTGAAATGCTAAAAAGAAAAAACTTGGAAATATTTAACAAGTTGGATGTTGATTGTGTTGTAACAATCTGTGCTGGTTGTGGAAGCACATTAAAAAACGATTATAAGGAGAGAAAGTTTGAAGTTAAAGATATAACAGAGGTTTTAACTGAAGTTGGACTTTTAAAGTATAAACCGTTAAAGATGAGAATCACTTACCACGACCCATGTCATTTGAGGAGAGGACAAAAAATATATAAACAGCCAAGAGAGATTTTAAAGTCCATTCCAGAACTTGAATTTATTGATATAGAGGCAAGGTGTTGTGGAGCTGGAGGAGGAGTTAGGAGTGGAAAACCAGATATTGCTAACTTAATAGGTAAAAGTAGGGCAAGGATGATTTATGATGCCAATGTAGATGCTGTAATTACAGTTTGCCCATTCTGTGAATACCACATAAGAGATAGCTTAAAAAGGTTTAAGGAGGAGAATAAAATAGATAAGGAAATAGATGTTATGAATATTGTCTCTCTATTGGCTAAAGTCATTTAA
- a CDS encoding methanogenesis marker 7 protein, whose amino-acid sequence MYEIVRYEGGVYKNNIFKEWIEDIGGFVIQEHVMQLDVYMTLAIPQNELENIKEEAKKYKGKIIETPLAGTEIAVVAPSLSRHHLPHTACDISEYLRRFGAKPNMIGLARGVGRDIAQLREKERRLIEEHDLAVYVMGNFEDCIKNKTHLFDVDIPVVVTGGPEKIDIPYPYVGNLGRRSHRLRHGEEIRALRKMVEVITELINERRRELSYDPPIVPPVVVKDEIEKQVEEVYSILSPMPIVTQLDGLRVKLDYDKYADKIREVKVKNYTLGDIADIKRSEMKNYILIKIKPKSEVEFEMHKDKA is encoded by the coding sequence ATGTATGAGATAGTTAGATACGAAGGAGGGGTTTATAAAAACAACATCTTCAAAGAATGGATTGAGGATATCGGAGGTTTTGTTATTCAAGAGCACGTTATGCAGTTAGACGTTTATATGACCTTGGCAATTCCTCAAAATGAACTTGAAAATATCAAAGAGGAAGCTAAAAAATATAAGGGTAAGATTATAGAAACCCCGTTGGCAGGGACTGAAATAGCTGTTGTGGCTCCAAGTTTATCAAGACATCACCTCCCACATACTGCCTGTGATATTTCAGAATATTTGAGAAGATTTGGAGCTAAGCCAAACATGATTGGTTTAGCAAGAGGGGTTGGGAGAGACATAGCCCAATTGAGAGAAAAAGAAAGGAGATTAATAGAGGAGCATGATTTGGCTGTTTATGTAATGGGTAATTTTGAGGATTGCATTAAAAATAAAACCCATCTATTTGATGTGGATATTCCAGTTGTTGTTACTGGAGGACCTGAAAAAATAGATATTCCTTACCCGTATGTTGGAAATCTTGGGAGAAGAAGCCATAGATTAAGGCATGGAGAAGAAATTAGAGCTTTAAGAAAGATGGTTGAGGTAATAACAGAACTTATAAATGAGAGGAGGAGAGAGTTATCTTACGACCCTCCAATTGTTCCACCAGTAGTTGTTAAAGATGAGATTGAGAAGCAGGTTGAAGAAGTTTATTCAATTTTATCTCCAATGCCTATCGTTACTCAATTGGATGGTTTGAGAGTTAAGTTAGATTATGATAAATATGCAGATAAAATTAGGGAAGTTAAAGTCAAAAACTATACATTGGGAGATATAGCAGATATTAAAAGAAGTGAGATGAAAAACTATATATTAATAAAAATAAAACCAAAATCAGAAGTTGAATTTGAGATGCATAAGGATAAAGCTTAA
- a CDS encoding DUF2209 domain-containing protein, which translates to MAIDISGRHHENDIFFRVYAGVLVEIKADRIVHVEKIDVMVKEEETQKLRDIVKEVKELIDKVGDEFDYILCERGEFFNISKDIISAILKKEVIFPKTRGELEAINIAHHVSYSVRKLLIEEKRKS; encoded by the coding sequence TTGGCTATAGATATATCTGGAAGGCATCATGAAAATGATATATTTTTTAGAGTTTATGCTGGGGTTTTAGTTGAGATTAAAGCAGATAGAATTGTGCATGTGGAAAAAATAGATGTTATGGTTAAAGAAGAAGAAACTCAGAAGTTGAGAGATATTGTTAAAGAGGTTAAGGAGTTAATTGATAAAGTTGGAGATGAGTTTGATTACATTCTATGTGAAAGAGGAGAGTTTTTCAACATATCCAAGGATATTATTTCAGCAATTTTAAAAAAAGAGGTTATATTTCCAAAGACCAGAGGGGAGTTGGAAGCGATAAATATAGCCCACCATGTTTCTTATTCTGTTAGGAAACTGCTTATAGAAGAAAAAAGAAAAAGTTAA
- a CDS encoding translation initiation factor IF-2 subunit beta — MSDLENIDYYDYKALLKRARSQIPDYVFQKDRFELPEIEILIEGNRTIIRNFRELAKAVNRDEEFFAKYLLKETGSAGNLEGGRLILQRRISPELLKSRINDFLREYVICRECGKPDTKIIKEGRVHLLKCMACGAIRPIRMI, encoded by the coding sequence ATGAGCGACCTTGAAAATATTGACTATTATGATTATAAGGCATTATTAAAGAGAGCAAGAAGTCAGATTCCAGATTACGTTTTCCAAAAAGATAGATTTGAACTTCCAGAAATTGAGATTTTGATAGAAGGAAATAGAACAATAATAAGAAACTTTAGAGAGTTGGCTAAGGCAGTTAATAGAGATGAGGAATTCTTTGCTAAGTATCTTTTAAAAGAGACTGGTAGTGCTGGTAACTTAGAGGGAGGTAGATTAATCTTACAGAGAAGAATCAGCCCAGAGTTATTAAAATCAAGAATTAATGACTTCTTGAGGGAGTATGTTATCTGTAGAGAGTGCGGTAAGCCAGATACCAAGATTATTAAGGAGGGAAGAGTTCATTTACTCAAATGTATGGCTTGTGGTGCTATAAGACCAATAAGAATGATTTAA
- a CDS encoding 50S ribosomal protein L37e → MSKGTPSMGKRNKGSYHIRCRRCGRRAYHVRKKRCAACGFPNKRMRKYSWQNKKVNGKRIK, encoded by the coding sequence ATGTCAAAAGGAACTCCATCAATGGGTAAAAGAAACAAAGGTTCATATCACATAAGATGTAGAAGATGTGGGAGAAGAGCCTACCACGTAAGAAAAAAGAGATGTGCTGCATGTGGATTTCCAAATAAAAGAATGAGAAAATATTCATGGCAAAATAAGAAAGTTAATGGTAAGAGAATAAAATAA
- a CDS encoding 4Fe-4S binding protein has translation MRKRVYYWTDSEHINKPVISDTILNTGVKINILKAKVEPQEAFLILELFGSKETIEKALNYLSKFGEVEEISKVIKRDLEKCVHCGCCITQCPINVIYMDEDYNVVFKEEDCVGCKNCLKACPFKAIEIFE, from the coding sequence ATGAGAAAGAGAGTGTATTACTGGACAGATTCAGAGCATATAAACAAGCCAGTTATTTCCGATACTATATTAAATACAGGAGTTAAGATAAACATATTAAAAGCTAAGGTAGAGCCACAGGAGGCATTTTTGATATTGGAATTGTTTGGTAGTAAAGAAACTATAGAGAAAGCTTTAAATTATCTATCAAAATTTGGAGAAGTTGAGGAAATCTCTAAAGTTATAAAAAGGGATTTGGAGAAGTGTGTGCATTGTGGCTGTTGCATAACCCAATGCCCTATTAATGTAATTTATATGGATGAGGATTATAATGTAGTATTCAAAGAAGAGGACTGTGTCGGCTGTAAAAACTGTTTAAAAGCCTGTCCATTTAAAGCAATTGAGATTTTTGAGTAA
- a CDS encoding homocysteine biosynthesis protein, which translates to MKTIKEINEKIKKGEAVVVTAEEMIKIVEEEGAKRAADYVDVVTTGTFGAMCSSGVFINFGHSDPPIKMLRIYLNNVEAYGGLAAVDAYIGAAQPNEDPDVDIDYGGAHVIEDLVRGKEVELYAEGYTTDCYPRKEVNVRITLDDVNQAIMVNPRNCYQTYAAATNSREEKIYTYMGILLPEYNNVHYSGAGQLNPLQNDYNPETKSFNTIGIGTRIFLGGGIGYVIGEGTQHNPPFGTLMVKGDLKQMNPKFIRAATMPRYGSTLYVGIGIPIPVLNEKIAERCAIRDEDIEVPIYDYGFPRRDRPLIAKTNYKVLRSGKITLNVNIDGKDVEKTVKTGSVSSYKMAREVAETLKQWILDGKFLLTERVDTLGRAENKPMKSPITLVKDILSKPPITAHSNISIMEAAKILIKHNINHLPIVDEHGKLVGIITSWDIAKALAQNKKTIEEIMTRNVITAHEDEPVDHVAIKMSKYNISGVPVVDDYRRVVGIVTSEDISRLFGGKK; encoded by the coding sequence ATGAAAACAATCAAAGAGATTAATGAAAAGATTAAAAAAGGAGAGGCTGTTGTTGTAACAGCGGAAGAGATGATAAAAATAGTTGAGGAAGAAGGAGCTAAAAGAGCGGCTGATTATGTTGATGTTGTTACAACAGGAACATTTGGAGCTATGTGCTCATCTGGAGTATTTATAAACTTTGGACATTCAGACCCGCCAATAAAGATGTTAAGGATTTATTTAAACAATGTTGAAGCTTATGGAGGTTTAGCTGCTGTTGATGCTTATATAGGAGCTGCACAACCGAACGAAGACCCAGATGTAGATATTGATTACGGAGGAGCTCATGTTATAGAGGATTTAGTTAGAGGAAAGGAAGTTGAGCTTTATGCTGAGGGATATACAACTGACTGCTATCCAAGGAAGGAGGTTAATGTTAGAATAACGTTAGATGATGTTAATCAGGCAATTATGGTTAATCCAAGAAATTGCTATCAAACTTATGCTGCAGCAACAAACAGTAGGGAGGAGAAAATATACACCTACATGGGCATTCTACTTCCTGAATATAACAACGTTCATTATTCAGGCGCTGGACAGTTAAATCCTTTACAGAATGATTATAACCCAGAAACAAAATCATTTAATACCATAGGTATTGGAACAAGGATTTTCTTAGGAGGAGGAATTGGATATGTAATTGGTGAGGGTACACAGCATAACCCACCATTTGGAACATTAATGGTTAAAGGAGATTTAAAACAGATGAATCCTAAATTTATAAGGGCTGCTACAATGCCAAGGTATGGAAGCACGTTGTATGTTGGTATAGGCATCCCAATCCCAGTTTTAAATGAAAAGATAGCTGAGAGATGTGCTATTAGAGATGAAGATATTGAAGTGCCAATCTATGATTATGGATTTCCAAGGAGGGATAGACCATTAATAGCAAAAACAAACTATAAAGTGTTAAGAAGTGGAAAAATAACATTAAATGTAAATATAGATGGGAAAGATGTTGAAAAAACCGTAAAAACTGGTTCTGTTTCAAGTTATAAGATGGCAAGAGAGGTTGCTGAAACCCTCAAACAGTGGATTTTGGATGGGAAGTTTTTACTAACTGAGAGGGTTGATACTTTAGGAAGAGCTGAAAACAAGCCAATGAAGTCACCAATAACATTAGTTAAGGATATTTTAAGCAAACCACCAATAACTGCTCATAGCAATATATCCATTATGGAAGCTGCTAAGATTTTGATAAAGCATAATATAAACCATCTTCCTATAGTTGATGAACATGGGAAGTTAGTGGGAATAATTACATCGTGGGATATAGCTAAAGCTCTTGCTCAAAACAAAAAGACAATTGAAGAGATTATGACAAGAAATGTAATAACTGCTCATGAAGATGAACCCGTTGACCATGTAGCGATAAAAATGAGTAAATATAACATTTCTGGTGTTCCAGTGGTTGATGACTACAGAAGAGTTGTGGGCATTGTAACATCTGAAGATATCTCAAGATTATTCGGAGGGAAAAAATGA
- a CDS encoding signal recognition particle protein Srp54, whose product MLDKLGENLNKALNKLKAAAFVDKKLIKEVIKDIQRALIQADVNVKLVLKMSKEIERRALEEKTPKGLSKKEHIIKIVYEELVKLLGEEAKKLELNPKKQNVILLVGIQGSGKTTTAAKLARYIQKRGLKPALIAADTYRPAAYEQLKQLAEKIHVPIYGDETRTKSPVDIVKEGMEKFKKADVLIIDTAGRHKEEKGLLEEMKQIKEITNPDEIILVIDGTIGQQAGIQAKAFKEAVGEIGSIIVTKLDGSAKGGGALSAVAETKAPIKFIGIGEGIDDLEPFDPKKFISRLLGMGDLESLLEKAEDMVDEKTEESIDAIMRGKFTLNELMTQLEAIENMGSMKKILSMIPGFGGAMPKELSHLTEAKIKKYKVIISSMTKEERENPKIIKASRIRRIARGSGTTENDVREVLRYYETTKNAIDKLRKGKMLRIGGPLGQIMRQLMFKEG is encoded by the coding sequence ATGCTCGATAAATTAGGAGAAAATTTAAACAAAGCCCTAAACAAACTAAAAGCTGCTGCCTTTGTTGATAAAAAATTAATAAAAGAAGTTATAAAAGATATTCAAAGGGCTTTAATACAGGCAGATGTTAATGTAAAATTGGTTTTAAAGATGAGTAAAGAAATAGAGAGGAGAGCTTTAGAGGAAAAGACACCAAAGGGTTTATCAAAGAAAGAGCATATCATAAAGATTGTCTATGAAGAATTAGTCAAATTATTGGGAGAAGAGGCAAAAAAATTAGAGTTAAATCCAAAAAAACAAAATGTTATCTTATTAGTTGGTATTCAAGGTTCAGGAAAAACAACAACTGCAGCAAAATTAGCAAGGTATATCCAAAAAAGAGGGTTAAAACCTGCTTTAATCGCAGCTGATACCTACAGACCAGCGGCTTATGAGCAGTTAAAGCAGTTAGCTGAAAAAATCCACGTGCCAATATATGGGGATGAGACAAGAACAAAATCACCAGTAGATATTGTTAAAGAGGGGATGGAGAAATTTAAGAAGGCAGATGTTTTAATTATAGATACTGCTGGAAGACATAAAGAGGAAAAAGGTTTATTGGAAGAGATGAAGCAAATTAAAGAGATAACAAATCCAGATGAAATCATATTGGTTATAGATGGGACTATTGGGCAACAAGCAGGAATTCAAGCTAAAGCGTTTAAAGAGGCAGTTGGAGAGATTGGGAGTATAATAGTAACTAAGTTAGATGGTTCTGCTAAAGGAGGAGGGGCGTTAAGTGCGGTTGCTGAGACAAAAGCACCTATAAAATTCATTGGAATTGGGGAGGGGATTGATGATTTAGAACCATTCGACCCTAAAAAATTTATATCTCGACTGTTAGGGATGGGAGATTTAGAGAGCCTATTAGAAAAAGCTGAAGACATGGTTGATGAGAAAACAGAAGAAAGCATAGATGCAATAATGAGAGGGAAATTTACTTTAAATGAGTTGATGACTCAATTAGAAGCAATTGAAAACATGGGTTCAATGAAAAAAATCCTAAGTATGATTCCTGGATTTGGAGGAGCTATGCCTAAAGAGCTTTCTCATTTAACTGAGGCAAAGATAAAAAAATATAAGGTAATTATAAGTTCAATGACTAAGGAAGAGAGAGAAAATCCAAAGATTATTAAAGCTTCAAGAATCAGAAGGATTGCAAGAGGTTCTGGAACTACAGAAAATGATGTTAGGGAGGTTTTAAGATATTATGAAACAACAAAAAATGCCATAGATAAGTTGAGAAAGGGTAAGATGTTGAGAATTGGAGGACCTTTAGGACAAATAATGAGACAATTAATGTTTAAGGAAGGATAA